From the genome of Schaalia dentiphila ATCC 17982, one region includes:
- a CDS encoding AlbA family DNA-binding domain-containing protein, whose amino-acid sequence MVFIQQVLVLIAWLIGVVVRRVLKNRMTMSTASATLTGLAGLWGGLVIAGWIFDSGDLWKPGMIGVAALVALVVVIVVSLIAAYLHPRPGLDPISEVARHGESDSLEFKSSARWNMRSGKRDDAMETVIAKTVAAFMNSGGGTLLIGVDDEGRLIGLGPDYATLKTPDADRFELWIRDLWGQRMGTNAATLPRLDFAEATDPQDGYERQDVCRVTIPPSPRPVYLRGPKGKGEAELWVRVGNSTRRLEVVDAVQYVSTRWPESVRVSPWTRVRLLALRRREVPTRLPGVVERVLTERERSILPASEEE is encoded by the coding sequence ATGGTGTTCATCCAGCAGGTCTTGGTCCTCATCGCGTGGCTGATCGGCGTCGTAGTGCGCCGGGTCCTGAAGAACCGCATGACGATGTCCACCGCGTCAGCAACTCTGACCGGCCTGGCCGGCCTGTGGGGTGGCTTGGTGATCGCCGGTTGGATCTTCGACTCCGGTGACCTGTGGAAACCTGGGATGATCGGCGTCGCCGCGCTGGTTGCCCTCGTCGTCGTCATCGTTGTTTCCCTGATCGCCGCCTACCTGCACCCGCGCCCCGGCCTCGACCCCATCTCCGAGGTTGCCAGGCACGGCGAATCCGACTCCCTCGAATTCAAGTCGAGCGCCCGCTGGAACATGCGTTCCGGCAAACGCGACGATGCAATGGAGACCGTTATCGCCAAAACCGTCGCCGCCTTCATGAACTCCGGTGGCGGCACTCTCCTCATCGGCGTCGACGACGAGGGACGGCTTATCGGGCTTGGCCCCGACTATGCGACCCTCAAGACCCCGGACGCTGACCGTTTCGAGCTGTGGATCCGCGACCTGTGGGGCCAGCGAATGGGGACCAATGCCGCCACTCTGCCGAGGCTCGACTTTGCCGAGGCCACGGACCCGCAGGATGGGTACGAACGCCAAGATGTGTGCCGCGTGACCATCCCGCCTTCGCCCCGCCCCGTTTATCTGAGGGGACCCAAGGGTAAGGGGGAAGCAGAGTTGTGGGTGCGCGTGGGCAATTCGACGCGACGCCTGGAGGTGGTGGACGCGGTCCAGTACGTCTCAACTCGCTGGCCCGAAAGCGTGCGAGTCTCCCCGTGGACGCGCGTGCGCCTCCTCGCCCTGCGCCGCCGCGAAGTGCCGACGCGCCTGCCGGGCGTCGTCGAGCGGGTTCTCACCGAGCGCGAGAGGAGCATCTTGCCGGCGTCGGAAGAGGAGTGA
- a CDS encoding ABC transporter ATP-binding protein, whose product MTTQPTGASAAVPGLVQVTGLTKSYRSTPALRDYSLSLDSGHIVGLMGPNGCGKTTLLKILAGVLSDYEGAVTIDGHAPGVATKEIVSYLPDADFLNTEWTAADAIRVYSTFFADFDADKAASMVDFFGLPTDRRLGEMSKGMGEKLQISLVMSRRARVFLLDEPISGVDPATRDVILDGILREFDPASLLIMSTHLISDIEHFVDYALFMKDGQVLLQGDADDLRASHGDSLDAIFRKEYR is encoded by the coding sequence ATGACCACCCAACCCACAGGCGCGAGCGCGGCTGTCCCCGGCCTCGTCCAGGTCACTGGCCTGACGAAGAGCTACCGCTCTACCCCAGCCCTGCGCGACTACAGCCTGAGCCTGGACTCCGGGCACATCGTCGGCCTCATGGGCCCTAACGGCTGCGGTAAAACGACGCTGCTCAAGATCCTCGCCGGAGTCCTCTCCGACTATGAGGGTGCCGTGACCATCGACGGGCATGCGCCCGGCGTCGCCACCAAGGAGATCGTCTCCTACCTGCCCGACGCCGACTTCCTGAACACCGAGTGGACGGCAGCGGATGCGATCCGCGTCTACTCCACGTTCTTCGCCGACTTCGACGCAGACAAGGCGGCCTCGATGGTCGACTTCTTCGGACTGCCCACCGACCGACGCCTCGGCGAGATGAGCAAGGGCATGGGGGAGAAGCTCCAGATCAGCCTCGTCATGTCCCGGCGCGCCCGCGTGTTCCTCCTCGACGAACCCATCAGCGGTGTCGACCCCGCCACACGCGACGTCATCCTCGACGGCATCCTGCGCGAGTTCGACCCCGCCTCGCTGCTCATCATGTCCACCCACCTCATCTCCGACATCGAACACTTCGTCGACTATGCGCTCTTCATGAAGGACGGGCAGGTCCTCCTGCAAGGCGACGCCGACGACCTGCGCGCCTCCCACGGCGATTCCCTTGATGCTATCTTCCGGAAGGAATACCGCTGA
- a CDS encoding CPBP family intramembrane glutamic endopeptidase, whose protein sequence is MFLLSSVISAFVQLGLFLVIPFAWWAFTARRSVGFASWIGLRWPTWDGRRARLGVAILAWVVIGAASTALLQSLSGDVPAARFAGRGLGGLVPVLLFAIVQTSLAEELFFRGFLGKRVIARWGFAPGNAAQAIAFGILHVAMFASFANPIRLLAIGILTGASGWIVGWLNEEGAGGSILPGWTLHASANLLVGTAAAFNLMG, encoded by the coding sequence ATGTTCCTCTTATCGTCAGTGATCAGCGCCTTCGTCCAGCTCGGCCTGTTCCTCGTGATCCCGTTCGCGTGGTGGGCATTCACCGCCAGACGTAGTGTTGGCTTTGCCTCCTGGATCGGTCTACGTTGGCCGACCTGGGACGGGAGAAGGGCGCGACTCGGCGTTGCCATCCTCGCGTGGGTGGTGATCGGGGCGGCCTCAACCGCGCTGCTCCAATCCCTGTCGGGGGACGTGCCTGCCGCGCGTTTCGCCGGGCGAGGCCTCGGCGGCCTCGTCCCGGTCCTGCTCTTCGCGATCGTGCAGACCTCCCTCGCCGAGGAGTTATTCTTCCGGGGCTTCCTCGGCAAGCGGGTCATCGCCAGGTGGGGTTTCGCCCCTGGCAACGCCGCTCAGGCCATCGCCTTCGGTATCCTGCATGTCGCGATGTTCGCCTCCTTCGCGAACCCGATCCGGCTCCTCGCCATCGGGATCCTGACGGGGGCCAGCGGATGGATCGTCGGTTGGCTCAACGAGGAGGGGGCCGGGGGATCGATCCTGCCCGGCTGGACGCTCCACGCGAGTGCGAACCTGCTCGTCGGAACCGCGGCGGCGTTCAACCTCATGGGGTGA
- a CDS encoding GntR family transcriptional regulator: protein MRIDDTRPIWIQLADSFRSRITNGTWKLGEKIPSVRDLAIEAGTNPNTVQRALAALDEEGLTIPKRTAGRFVATDDTALHALRQEDARAAADAFIRACRSLGVDVEGAHGLVDERWNADL, encoded by the coding sequence ATGCGCATCGATGACACCCGCCCCATCTGGATCCAGCTCGCCGACTCCTTCCGATCCCGCATCACCAACGGGACGTGGAAGCTGGGAGAGAAGATCCCCTCCGTCCGAGACCTCGCCATCGAGGCCGGAACGAACCCCAATACCGTCCAACGAGCCCTCGCCGCCCTCGATGAGGAAGGGCTCACGATCCCCAAGCGAACTGCCGGGCGTTTCGTCGCCACCGACGACACGGCGCTCCACGCCCTCCGCCAGGAGGATGCGCGCGCCGCAGCAGACGCTTTCATCCGCGCCTGCCGATCCCTCGGCGTCGATGTTGAAGGTGCCCACGGCCTCGTCGATGAACGCTGGAACGCGGACCTGTAA